Within the Medicago truncatula cultivar Jemalong A17 chromosome 4, MtrunA17r5.0-ANR, whole genome shotgun sequence genome, the region ttatttattagcaTTGTGTCATTTTTTAAGGCATTAAAACGTTGCATCATGCCATGTACAACTACAAGCATACTAGGCAATTAATAATTTAGACACAAACTCTACAAAAAATTTCTCCCGGCGTAAGAAACATACTTAAATTGTTATAtttagattaaaatatattttcctttcactttctcttataccaaacaactaaaaaaaaaaaattcttttcttatattttcatttctttcactttctttccttacACATTCTTCTGCAAACCAAAGATACACTAAATGTGTAATTTTACATTATCTTGTAAAGGTGTTAGACACGTGATTTTCATTTCCTTGGGCTGCGCATCACGCACTTCAACACAATCCTAAAGAAGAAAACGATCCCAtattccaaaacaaacaaaataaccaGATCAAAGTAGCAATTGAACCGGACAAAATCGAAACGGTTCGAACATGTCATCGCAGAAGCTGATACTCGTCAACCGCGAACCAAAAGGAATCGCGGTGGTGACTATTAACCGTCCTGATTCTCTTAACTCGCTAACTCGTGCAATGAACGTGGACCTGGCTCAAGCTTTTAAGAGTCTAGACCGGGACGAATCGGTTCGGGTGATTATATTAACCGGAACTGGTAGATCGTTCTGTTCTGGCGTTGACCTCACGGCAGCGGAGGATGTTTTCAAGGGTGATGTGAAGGATCCGGAAAGTGACCCGGTTGTGCAAATGGAGCGGTGTCATAAACCGATAATTGGAGCGATTAAAGGATTTGCTGTTACCGCTGGATTTGAGATTGCACTTGCTTGTGATATTTTGGTTGCTGCTAAAGGCGCCAAATTCATGGATACTCACGCTAGGTTCCTTAAGTTCCTTTCCTTTTTAttgcaaaattcaattttattaaggATTGCTAT harbors:
- the LOC11418333 gene encoding probable enoyl-CoA hydratase 1, peroxisomal, encoding MSSQKLILVNREPKGIAVVTINRPDSLNSLTRAMNVDLAQAFKSLDRDESVRVIILTGTGRSFCSGVDLTAAEDVFKGDVKDPESDPVVQMERCHKPIIGAIKGFAVTAGFEIALACDILVAAKGAKFMDTHARFGIFPSWGLSQKLSRIIGVNKAREVSLTATPLTAEVAEKLGLVNHLVEDGELMKKSREIAEAIAKNSQDMVLRYKSVINDGIKLDLGRALSLEKERGHAYYNGMTKEQFKKMQEFIAGRSSKKQSKL